Within the Deltaproteobacteria bacterium genome, the region AGACGACCTTGCGCCACAGCTCGGTCGCCTCCAGGACGTTCGACTTGTCCACCGACATGACCTTCCGGGTGCGCTTGCGCGCCAGTTCGAAGGCGACCCGGGCCACCCGCTCGATCTCCGGGCGCGTGTACACTTCCGTGTTGATCCCGGTCTCCACCCCGTTGACCATGGACACGCCCCGCGGCTCGCCGAAGTAGATCCCGCCGGTCAATTCGCGCACCACCATGAGGTCGATCCCCTCGACCAGCTCCCGCCGCAGCGGGGAGGCGTCGAGGAGGGGCGCGAAGACCACCGCGGGGCGCAGGTTGGCGAACAGCCCCAGCTCCTTCCTTAAGCCCAGGAGCGCCCGCTCGGGACGGACGGCGAACGGGAGGACGTCCCATTTCGGGCCGCCCACCGCTCCCAGCAGCACCGCGTCGGACGCCTTCGCCAGCGCCAGGGCGTTCGGGGCCATCGGGACCCCGTGCACGTCGTACGAGGAGCCGCCCAGCAGCTCCTCCTGCGTCTCGAACATCTTCCTCCCGGCGATCTCCTCGAGGGTCCGCAGGACGGCAAGCCCCTCCCGCACGACCTCCGGGCCGATCCCGTCGCCCGGGAACACGCAGATCTTCTTCGCGGCCATCAGCTCCCCTTCTTCCGGGTCTTGATGTAGTTCAGCAGGCCCCCGGCGGCGACCAGCTCCTGCATGAAGGGGGGGATCGGGGAGAACCGGAACTCCTTCCCCTTCGTCTCGTTCCGCAGGATCCCCTTCTCCATGTCCACGGAGATCCGGTCCCCCGTCTCGATCGCGTCGACCGCCTCCGGCGCCTCGAAGATCGGCAGCCCCATGTTGAAGGCGTTCCGGTAGAAGATCCGCGCGAACGACCGGGCGACGACCGCCGAGGCGCCCGACGCCTTGATGGAGATCGGGGCGTGCTCGCGCGAGGAGCCGCACCCGAAATTCTTCCCCGCGACGATGAAGTCGCCCGGGGACACCTTTCCGGCGTACGACGCGTCGATGTCCTCCATGCAGTGCCGCGCCAGCTCCGCCGGGTCGGAGCTGTTCAGGTACCGCGCGGGGATGATGACGTCCGTGTCGACGTCGTCCCCGTACTTCCACGCCTTTCCCGAAAGGATCATGGGAGCTCCTCCGGCCCGCCGATCCGCCCCAGCACCGCGGACGCCGCGGCCACCGCGGGGTTGGCGAGGTACACCTCGCTCTCGGGGTGTCCCATGCGCCCCACGAAGTTG harbors:
- the leuB gene encoding 3-isopropylmalate dehydrogenase → MAAKKICVFPGDGIGPEVVREGLAVLRTLEEIAGRKMFETQEELLGGSSYDVHGVPMAPNALALAKASDAVLLGAVGGPKWDVLPFAVRPERALLGLRKELGLFANLRPAVVFAPLLDASPLRRELVEGIDLMVVRELTGGIYFGEPRGVSMVNGVETGINTEVYTRPEIERVARVAFELARKRTRKVMSVDKSNVLEATELWRKVVSEVGAKEYPDVALSHMLVDNCAMQLIRNPRQFDVIVTTNLFGDILTDEASMITGSIGMLPSASLGGKVGLFEPIHGSAPDIAGKGVANPLATILSVGMMLKYSFDMPGEAAWIEGAVTRVLADGFRTGDIFREGEGKKVGTTEMGERVRDAVRKLSKGVTR
- the leuD gene encoding 3-isopropylmalate dehydratase small subunit, with amino-acid sequence MILSGKAWKYGDDVDTDVIIPARYLNSSDPAELARHCMEDIDASYAGKVSPGDFIVAGKNFGCGSSREHAPISIKASGASAVVARSFARIFYRNAFNMGLPIFEAPEAVDAIETGDRISVDMEKGILRNETKGKEFRFSPIPPFMQELVAAGGLLNYIKTRKKGS